From Woronichinia naegeliana WA131, the proteins below share one genomic window:
- a CDS encoding ISKra4 family transposase (programmed frameshift) — MLSENEKRIQELCQELGECLYQQSQVKTFNNLGEIEETVRDLMIQYVNPEIGNFFVKTSTEETTGRIRTVKSILGELPITEKQAKKLELKPRTQMSPMLEKNCLLLSGDESYEKAAKKIQSLTGIAVSHSTQQRLVHRYHFEELPSNTEVEEISIDGGKVRLRTPKGEPLIWRDYKGVSFHQLGVAAFFQDNSALLDLVNSQILAKPLICLGDGHDGIWNLFREIGQKHERIEILDWYHLIENLYKVGGSFQRIEEVKSFLWTGEVDAAISCFEGWSEPQAENFIIYLNKHKHRIVNYGYLQAEGISIGSGSVESQVKQIGHRLKITGASWNSDNVPQVLRHRCSYLNDYLF, encoded by the exons GTGTTATCAGAAAATGAAAAAAGGATTCAAGAGTTATGTCAAGAGTTGGGAGAATGTCTCTATCAACAATCTCAAGTTAAAACATTTAATAATTTGGGAGAAATAGAGGAGACTGTCAGAGACTTAATGATTCAGTATGTCAACCCAGAAATAGGTA ATTTTTTTGTCAAAACAAGTACCGAGGAAACCACAGGTCGGATACGAACAGTAAAAAGTATTTTGGGGGAATTGCCCATTACAGAAAAACAAGCGAAGAAATTAGAACTAAAGCCTCGAACTCAGATGAGTCCAATGTTAGAGAAGAACTGTTTGCTACTGAGTGGCGATGAGTCTTATGAAAAAGCAGCTAAGAAAATCCAATCATTGACGGGAATTGCTGTTTCTCACAGTACGCAACAACGCCTTGTACATCGCTATCATTTTGAAGAATTACCCTCTAACACAGAAGTCGAAGAAATTAGCATAGATGGTGGGAAGGTACGACTCAGAACTCCCAAGGGAGAACCCTTAATTTGGCGTGATTATAAAGGAGTCAGTTTTCATCAATTGGGGGTAGCTGCCTTTTTTCAAGATAACTCGGCTTTATTAGATTTGGTTAATTCTCAAATTTTGGCTAAGCCTTTAATTTGTTTGGGAGATGGACATGATGGTATCTGGAACTTATTTCGTGAGATAGGACAGAAACATGAGCGAATTGAAATTTTGGACTGGTATCACTTAATTGAAAACCTCTATAAAGTTGGGGGGTCATTCCAGCGAATTGAGGAGGTCAAGTCTTTTCTTTGGACGGGTGAAGTGGATGCCGCTATCTCCTGTTTTGAGGGATGGTCAGAGCCTCAAGCTGAGAATTTTATCATTTATTTAAACAAGCATAAACATCGGATTGTCAATTATGGTTATTTGCAGGCAGAGGGCATTTCTATTGGCTCTGGCTCTGTCGAATCTCAAGTTAAACAAATTGGTCATCGTCTTAAAATTACTGGTGCGAGTTGGAATTCTGACAATGTACCACAAGTCCTTCGTCATCGCTGTTCCTATTTAAATGATTACCTTTTTTGA
- a CDS encoding IS630 family transposase, giving the protein MTMLTLNFLDQKTKKELQKALKTEEHAVTRERILIMLLRNEGKTYDEISGLLGCCKRQVWYWCNNGNPKEIESLRDKRKKGNHRKVTEEYIEKLTEIIIKEPEEFGYEFGRWTVARLSTHMEKETGILLGNTQLRNMLKKKRFVYIWAKYSLEDKKDEQKREEFRKKVEEYKKLLKEKPESIQIWFWDESGFSLRVIRRKHWTKKGKRKKVRGDRRKGRVNVMGGIRYTDKKRWVDLIPTGNSQNFKSVLLKFYKDIQREWIEQGNKKEDFEKNGPKIVIILEGVTFS; this is encoded by the coding sequence ATGACTATGCTGACGTTAAACTTCTTAGACCAAAAGACCAAGAAAGAGCTACAAAAAGCCCTTAAAACGGAAGAGCACGCAGTTACAAGAGAGAGAATATTGATTATGTTACTGAGAAATGAAGGAAAAACGTATGATGAAATATCAGGATTATTAGGATGTTGCAAACGACAAGTGTGGTACTGGTGCAATAATGGAAATCCGAAAGAGATAGAAAGCTTAAGAGACAAAAGAAAAAAAGGAAATCACAGGAAAGTAACAGAAGAATACATAGAGAAATTGACGGAGATAATAATCAAAGAGCCTGAAGAGTTTGGATATGAATTTGGACGTTGGACAGTAGCAAGACTATCAACTCATATGGAAAAAGAAACGGGTATATTGTTAGGAAATACACAACTTAGAAATATGCTTAAAAAAAAGCGATTTGTCTACATCTGGGCAAAATATAGTCTAGAAGATAAAAAAGATGAGCAAAAAAGAGAGGAATTTAGAAAGAAAGTTGAAGAGTACAAGAAGCTTTTGAAAGAAAAGCCAGAATCAATCCAGATATGGTTTTGGGATGAAAGTGGCTTCAGCTTAAGAGTAATACGGAGAAAACATTGGACAAAAAAAGGAAAGCGTAAAAAAGTGAGGGGAGATAGAAGAAAAGGAAGAGTCAATGTAATGGGTGGTATTAGATATACTGACAAAAAACGGTGGGTTGATTTGATTCCCACTGGTAACTCTCAGAACTTCAAGAGTGTATTATTAAAATTTTACAAAGACATACAAAGAGAATGGATAGAACAAGGAAATAAAAAAGAAGACTTTGAAAAGAATGGTCCGAAGATTGTGATTATTTTAGAGGGTGTGACCTTTAGTTGA
- a CDS encoding helix-turn-helix domain-containing protein, whose translation MLLADEGENNREIARKLKISRKMASQWRERWIAGQKSEIEITERIKDAERSGAPAKFKREQILKLFKLACDDPKNYERPISHWTGRELAEELVKQGIVESISPRQVGRLWEEADIKPHQSGYWLNPPPDPNFGEKVNDKLSSL comes from the coding sequence GTGCTTCTGGCAGATGAGGGAGAAAATAATCGAGAAATTGCTAGAAAATTAAAAATCAGCCGAAAAATGGCAAGTCAATGGAGAGAAAGATGGATAGCAGGACAGAAAAGTGAAATAGAAATAACAGAAAGAATCAAAGATGCTGAACGTAGTGGAGCACCCGCCAAGTTTAAACGCGAACAAATCTTGAAGTTGTTCAAATTAGCCTGTGATGACCCAAAGAATTATGAGCGTCCGATAAGTCACTGGACAGGACGAGAATTAGCCGAGGAATTAGTAAAGCAAGGAATAGTGGAAAGTATATCTCCTCGACAGGTAGGAAGATTATGGGAAGAAGCAGATATTAAACCCCATCAGTCAGGATACTGGCTGAATCCCCCCCCTGACCCAAATTTTGGGGAAAAAGTGAATGATAAGCTGTCATCACTCTAA
- a CDS encoding ISL3 family transposase, with product MWINLDELLGLPKVTVVNYREIDGALFLKLKMKNEVMECPNCHKELEDINQIEYNLVRDLSLLGKKVYLEVPRRQFHCEKCQKYITERLDFMQLRKHYTIRYEEKIYEQVKKKNVEEVRQEEEISWGTLESIFEEYAKQAEKKEWELPEKISLDEFSNRKGKKDFITTVIDINKKELLEVIKGHKKEEIIEALKVQPARVRENVKEVSVDMWEGFTSAIKELFVNAKIVYDRFHVMKNINEELNKLRKKMNMHKKGLTYLLWKNKEELKEEKREELEEILKMYPCLGIAYEMKEEIRDIYEHSRTTNGARRKFEKWMRTASLFYKKSVGMLKTHLTGICNYFENHTTNGLTEGMNTKIKLIKRKSYGFANFEHLRLKLLACFNS from the coding sequence ATGTGGATAAACTTGGATGAGCTACTAGGTTTGCCAAAGGTAACAGTCGTAAACTATCGAGAAATAGATGGTGCTTTGTTCTTAAAATTAAAAATGAAAAACGAAGTAATGGAATGTCCAAATTGTCATAAAGAATTGGAAGATATAAATCAAATAGAATATAATTTGGTTCGGGATTTATCCCTATTGGGAAAGAAAGTATATCTGGAAGTGCCCCGCCGCCAGTTCCATTGTGAAAAATGTCAGAAATACATAACAGAAAGACTGGACTTTATGCAGCTAAGAAAACATTATACAATTCGTTATGAAGAAAAGATTTATGAGCAAGTAAAAAAGAAAAATGTAGAAGAGGTAAGGCAAGAAGAAGAAATAAGTTGGGGAACATTGGAATCAATATTTGAAGAGTATGCAAAGCAGGCAGAAAAGAAGGAATGGGAATTACCAGAAAAGATAAGTTTAGACGAATTTAGTAATAGAAAAGGAAAAAAAGACTTTATTACAACAGTGATAGATATAAATAAAAAGGAATTGTTAGAAGTAATAAAAGGACACAAAAAAGAAGAGATAATAGAAGCCCTAAAAGTGCAGCCAGCAAGGGTTAGAGAGAATGTAAAGGAAGTAAGTGTGGATATGTGGGAGGGATTTACGTCAGCAATAAAGGAGTTATTTGTAAATGCTAAAATCGTCTATGATAGATTTCATGTAATGAAAAATATAAATGAAGAATTGAATAAATTGAGAAAGAAAATGAATATGCATAAAAAGGGTTTAACATACCTATTATGGAAAAATAAAGAAGAGTTAAAAGAAGAAAAAAGAGAAGAGTTAGAAGAGATATTGAAAATGTATCCTTGTTTAGGAATAGCGTATGAAATGAAGGAAGAGATTAGAGATATTTATGAGCATTCAAGAACGACAAATGGTGCAAGGAGAAAATTTGAAAAATGGATGAGAACAGCGAGCCTATTCTATAAAAAAAGTGTGGGTATGCTGAAAACTCATTTGACAGGTATATGCAATTATTTTGAAAACCATACAACTAATGGATTAACGGAAGGGATGAATACAAAAATTAAATTAATAAAAAGGAAAAGTTATGGATTTGCTAAT